One region of Glycine max cultivar Williams 82 chromosome 9, Glycine_max_v4.0, whole genome shotgun sequence genomic DNA includes:
- the LOC102662968 gene encoding uncharacterized protein — MPLYSKFLKDLLTKKSKYIHSDTIVMEGNCSAVIQWILPPKHKDPRSVTIPCSIGVVSVGKALIDLGASINLMSISMCRRLGELEIMPTKMILQLPDHFVTKPYGAVEDALVRVKHITFPADFILMDIEEDAKIPLILGRPFMSTASCVVDMGKGKLELSVEDQKISFDLFEAMKHSNDHKACFDIEKVEHEIDLVATAMVL; from the coding sequence atgccactctactcaaaGTTCCTGAAAGATTTGCTAACCAAAAAGAGCAAGTACATACATAGTGATACCATTGTTATGGAGGGAAATTGTAGTGCAGTGATTCAATGGATCCTTCCAccaaagcacaaagatcctagAAGTGTCACTATACCATGCTCTATTGGTGTTGTGTCTGTTGGCAAAGCTCTCATtgacttgggagctagtataAATTTAATGTCAATCTCTATGTGCAGGAGGTTAGGAGAGTTGGAAATTATGCCAACCAAGATGATACTTCAATTACCAGATCATTTTGTTACCAAGCCGTATGGAGCTGTTGAGGATGCTTTGGTAAGAGTTAAGCATATTACTTTTCCTGCAGATTTTATTCTTATGGATATAGAAGAGGATGCTAAAATTCCCTTAATCTTGGGACGTCCCTTCATGTCAACCGCTAGTTGTGTAGTGGATATGGGGAAAGGTAAACTGGAATTGAGTGTGGAGgatcaaaaaatttcatttgacTTATTTGAAGCAATGAAGCACTCAAATGATCATAAGGCATGTTTCGATATAGAAAAGGTGGAACATGAGATAGACTTAGTAGCCACAGCCATGGTACTGTAG